A window from Nitrospirota bacterium encodes these proteins:
- a CDS encoding phospho-N-acetylmuramoyl-pentapeptide-transferase, whose protein sequence is MLYSLLYPLHTHYAFLNVFRYITFRAIYATLTALIISFLLGPYLIKMLQGWKIGQQIRAIGPQSHQVKSGTPTMGGILILIAIILATLLWADLKNRYIWLVILAIVGFGMVGFWDDYLKVVRKKSDGLLPRYKFGLQLLIASIIAIILFYSPAYSTKLNFPFFKHFLPDLGWFYVPFIIFIIVGASNAVNLTDGLDGLAIGPIIVTSVAYLIVAYVSGNHKFAEYLLIPYIEGSGELSVFCGAIIGASLGFLWFNAYPASVFMGDVGSLPIGGALGTVAIVSKHELLLLLVGGIFVIEALSVITQVISYKTRGRRVFLMSPIHHHFELKGWHESKVVVRFWIIAIILALLSLSTLKLR, encoded by the coding sequence ATGCTTTATTCGCTCCTATATCCTCTCCACACGCACTACGCCTTTCTCAATGTTTTTCGATATATTACCTTTCGGGCCATTTATGCCACTTTAACCGCTCTGATCATCAGTTTTCTACTCGGTCCGTATTTAATTAAAATGCTTCAAGGATGGAAGATTGGACAGCAGATCAGGGCAATAGGCCCTCAATCTCACCAGGTAAAGTCGGGAACGCCTACGATGGGTGGAATCCTGATCTTAATTGCAATTATCCTGGCCACTCTTTTGTGGGCCGATTTAAAGAATCGGTATATTTGGCTGGTCATTTTAGCTATCGTTGGGTTTGGAATGGTCGGGTTCTGGGACGATTATTTAAAAGTCGTTCGGAAAAAATCGGATGGGTTGCTTCCCCGATATAAATTTGGTCTTCAACTCTTGATCGCCTCCATCATCGCAATCATTTTATTTTACTCCCCGGCGTATTCGACGAAACTCAATTTTCCGTTTTTCAAACATTTTTTGCCAGACCTGGGCTGGTTCTATGTCCCATTTATTATTTTTATAATCGTCGGCGCATCGAATGCCGTAAATCTTACGGATGGTCTGGACGGCCTGGCCATTGGGCCGATTATCGTAACGTCTGTTGCCTATTTAATCGTCGCTTATGTCTCGGGAAATCATAAATTTGCGGAATATTTACTGATTCCTTATATAGAAGGTTCAGGGGAACTATCGGTTTTTTGCGGCGCCATTATCGGAGCAAGCCTTGGTTTTTTATGGTTTAACGCTTACCCGGCCTCGGTTTTTATGGGGGATGTGGGTTCCCTCCCGATCGGAGGCGCGCTTGGAACCGTGGCGATTGTTTCAAAACATGAGTTGCTTCTCCTTCTGGTCGGAGGCATTTTCGTCATTGAAGCTTTATCGGTCATCACACAGGTCATTTCCTATAAAACAAGAGGAAGAAGGGTATTTTTGATGTCGCCGATCCATCACCATTTTGAGTTAAAAGGTTGGCATGAATCCAAGGTCGTCGTCCGTTTTTGGATCATTGCCATTATTCTGGCGTTGCTTAGTTTAAGTACTTTGAAATTAAGATGA
- the murB gene encoding UDP-N-acetylmuramate dehydrogenase, translating to MIKTIESALKNFKGKILYREPLSKYTSLKVGGNADAVVFPFDFEDLTHLFEKIRTFKIPFFIIGAGSNLIIQDGGVQGIVIKLSHFNRIEKLDSKTLYAESGVFLPRLLKYTLDASLTGFEFICSIPGSVGGALKMNAGISGREFSDVVESIRILTFQGGLMEMDKKEASFGYRTSKFPRGVLLGGVFKLDQAPKHEVQEKIALLLKKRRETQPLSYPNVGSIFKNPKGSFAGKLIEEVGLKGFQIGGAQISQKHGNFIINRGSASSNDIIRLIKKAGKEVEAKKGVVLELEAKIVGKNAAHS from the coding sequence TTGATAAAAACAATTGAATCGGCTTTGAAAAATTTCAAGGGGAAAATTCTCTACCGTGAACCCTTGAGCAAGTATACCTCCTTAAAGGTGGGTGGGAATGCGGACGCCGTAGTTTTCCCCTTTGATTTTGAAGATCTGACGCACCTGTTTGAAAAGATCCGAACGTTTAAAATTCCGTTTTTTATTATCGGGGCCGGATCGAATTTAATTATTCAGGACGGAGGAGTTCAGGGGATCGTCATCAAGCTGAGTCACTTTAACCGGATTGAAAAACTGGACTCAAAGACGCTCTATGCCGAAAGCGGCGTTTTTCTTCCCCGCTTGTTGAAATATACGCTGGACGCCTCATTGACAGGGTTTGAGTTTATCTGTTCCATTCCCGGGAGCGTCGGGGGAGCCCTTAAAATGAACGCCGGCATTTCAGGCAGGGAATTTTCCGACGTTGTGGAGTCGATTCGTATACTGACTTTTCAGGGCGGCCTTATGGAAATGGATAAAAAAGAGGCCTCGTTCGGGTATCGAACCTCAAAATTTCCGAGAGGGGTTTTGCTGGGAGGTGTTTTTAAACTTGATCAGGCTCCCAAACATGAGGTACAGGAGAAGATCGCCCTTCTTCTCAAGAAGAGAAGAGAAACCCAGCCGCTTTCCTATCCCAATGTGGGGTCGATTTTTAAAAATCCAAAGGGTTCATTCGCAGGGAAACTGATCGAAGAGGTGGGTTTAAAAGGATTCCAGATCGGCGGGGCGCAAATCTCTCAAAAACATGGTAACTTCATTATTAACAGGGGTTCGGCGAGTTCCAATGATATTATTCGTTTGATCAAGAAAGCGGGCAAAGAAGTGGAAGCCAAAAAAGGGGTCGTTCTTGAGCTTGAGGCTAAAATTGTAGGTAAAAATGCCGCTCACTCATAA
- the murG gene encoding undecaprenyldiphospho-muramoylpentapeptide beta-N-acetylglucosaminyltransferase, whose protein sequence is MKIVIAGGGTGGHLYPGIALAKAFQNYFKGVQILFIGTEKGIESRVLPGEGFTLKTIEVEGWIGKNRMTLLKTLIRFPKSLGQSYRLLKAFRPNLVIGVGGYASGPVLLVAAFLKIKRIILEQNVIPGLTNKILGHWVHQVFGSFEGSKAYFPRKKFFFSGNPVRKEIINIRAGKESGELTLLVFGGSQGAHAINQAVVDALDILKKDPRLSIQWIHQTGPKDFQWVKEQYEAKKISARVEPFIFNMAQAYETSDLVICRAGATTLAELTACGKPAILIPFPFAAHRHQEKNAYFFKKMGAAEVIDQADLDGRLLAKKIEGIFLTPNQMNLMAEKAAALGKKDAAEAIIDRCLQLGLGHV, encoded by the coding sequence ATGAAAATTGTCATTGCCGGTGGAGGCACAGGGGGCCACTTATATCCGGGCATTGCGCTGGCTAAAGCTTTTCAAAACTATTTCAAGGGGGTTCAGATTTTATTTATCGGGACGGAAAAAGGGATTGAATCGCGGGTTTTGCCCGGAGAAGGGTTTACCCTTAAAACCATTGAAGTCGAAGGATGGATCGGGAAAAACAGGATGACTTTGTTAAAAACCTTGATCCGTTTTCCTAAAAGTCTTGGACAAAGTTACCGCCTTTTGAAGGCGTTTAGACCCAATTTGGTGATCGGCGTCGGCGGATATGCTTCGGGTCCCGTTCTGCTGGTTGCGGCCTTTTTAAAGATAAAACGGATCATTTTGGAACAGAATGTCATTCCCGGTTTAACGAATAAAATATTGGGCCATTGGGTCCATCAGGTTTTTGGTTCTTTTGAAGGATCAAAAGCCTATTTCCCCAGGAAAAAGTTTTTCTTCTCCGGGAACCCCGTCCGAAAGGAAATTATCAATATTCGTGCCGGAAAAGAATCAGGGGAGTTGACGCTCCTGGTGTTTGGGGGAAGCCAGGGGGCACATGCTATTAATCAAGCCGTTGTCGACGCGCTGGACATTTTAAAGAAAGATCCCCGCCTCTCCATCCAATGGATTCATCAAACGGGACCCAAAGATTTTCAATGGGTGAAGGAGCAATACGAAGCCAAAAAAATATCTGCCAGGGTGGAACCTTTTATTTTTAATATGGCACAGGCTTATGAAACTTCCGATCTTGTCATTTGTAGAGCCGGGGCGACAACCCTTGCCGAACTGACCGCATGCGGGAAACCGGCGATTTTAATCCCTTTCCCGTTTGCGGCCCACCGCCATCAGGAAAAAAACGCCTATTTTTTTAAAAAAATGGGTGCGGCTGAAGTTATTGACCAGGCAGACCTGGACGGCCGGCTGCTGGCAAAAAAAATTGAGGGGATTTTCTTAACCCCGAACCAGATGAATCTAATGGCTGAAAAAGCAGCGGCGCTTGGGAAAAAAGACGCGGCTGAAGCCATTATCGACCGATGCCTCCAGTTGGGTTTGGGACATGTTTAG
- a CDS encoding UDP-N-acetylmuramoyl-tripeptide--D-alanyl-D-alanine ligase, with the protein MDLTVHEILEATRGKLIHGKADVRIGRVSTDSRKIEPGSLFIPLKGPAFDGHDFIDQACQAGAVGYLKEKSSRAGSKGICIEVDDPLTALQELAAYVRKSFKGPVIAVTGSNGKTTTREMLYAILALKHSVLKSEGNLNNHIGVPLTLLKMTAKHQMILLEMGINHPGELRRLCEIGRPTMGLITNIGEAHLEGLGSPEGVAQAKGELLDFLLEGVAVINTDTPFYSQLKERQKGRRVSFGLAEEADFRGVHIQPDRQGTIFTLKHEKDESVIHLAVPGTHNVYNAMGAAAAASTLGCASSDIIQGLNSFQPVPLRSEIVDLNNQIKVLLDAYNANPSSMEAAVRMLVDLGKEENRRTVAVLGDMLELGRSSEDAHFKLGKTLGRLKIGRLYLYGPEACQVFKGAVENGMPEESIKVCSTHEKIAEEIRKLSADRSLLLIKGSRGMKMEKVLDLLKKE; encoded by the coding sequence ATGGACTTAACCGTACATGAGATTCTCGAAGCGACCCGCGGAAAACTAATTCATGGGAAGGCGGATGTGAGGATCGGACGGGTTTCTACCGATAGCCGGAAGATTGAACCCGGGTCTCTTTTTATCCCCCTTAAGGGACCGGCTTTTGATGGACATGATTTTATCGATCAAGCCTGTCAGGCCGGAGCTGTTGGGTATTTGAAAGAAAAAAGCTCCCGCGCCGGCTCTAAAGGGATCTGTATTGAGGTTGATGACCCTTTAACCGCTCTGCAGGAATTGGCCGCTTACGTCCGGAAAAGTTTTAAAGGGCCTGTTATCGCCGTGACCGGAAGTAATGGAAAAACGACCACCAGGGAGATGCTATACGCCATTTTGGCGCTGAAACACTCCGTGTTAAAATCTGAAGGAAATTTGAATAACCACATCGGGGTTCCGTTAACCCTCTTAAAAATGACCGCTAAACATCAGATGATTTTATTAGAAATGGGAATTAACCACCCTGGAGAACTGCGTCGTCTGTGTGAAATTGGCCGGCCCACCATGGGTTTAATAACCAATATTGGAGAGGCCCACCTTGAGGGGCTTGGGAGTCCCGAAGGGGTTGCCCAGGCCAAAGGGGAATTGCTCGATTTTTTGCTCGAAGGGGTTGCCGTGATCAACACGGACACCCCGTTTTATTCCCAACTTAAGGAGAGGCAAAAAGGGAGAAGGGTTAGTTTTGGACTGGCAGAAGAAGCTGATTTTCGGGGAGTTCACATTCAACCCGACCGGCAAGGGACGATCTTCACGTTAAAGCACGAGAAAGATGAAAGTGTCATTCACCTGGCCGTTCCGGGCACGCACAATGTTTATAATGCGATGGGAGCCGCCGCGGCCGCTTCGACGCTGGGATGCGCGTCGTCGGACATTATCCAGGGTTTAAATTCGTTTCAACCCGTCCCATTAAGATCAGAAATCGTCGATTTAAATAACCAAATCAAGGTGTTGTTGGACGCTTATAACGCCAATCCTTCGTCAATGGAAGCAGCCGTCAGGATGCTGGTTGATCTGGGAAAAGAGGAAAATCGAAGAACTGTGGCGGTTTTAGGGGACATGCTGGAACTTGGAAGGAGTTCTGAAGACGCCCATTTTAAGTTAGGGAAAACCCTTGGCCGGTTAAAAATCGGACGTCTTTATTTATACGGACCTGAAGCTTGCCAGGTTTTTAAAGGGGCCGTCGAAAACGGCATGCCTGAAGAATCCATCAAGGTCTGTTCAACCCACGAAAAAATAGCGGAGGAAATTAGAAAGCTTTCCGCGGATCGTTCACTGTTATTGATTAAAGGCTCTCGAGGAATGAAGATGGAAAAAGTTCTCGACTTATTAAAGAAGGAATAA
- the ftsW gene encoding putative lipid II flippase FtsW yields MKGFIFSKKEGPFDFYLWSVSLLLVSIGLVMIYSASAVISEAKYGDSGFFVKKQLVYALIGIFLTWFFSRIEIKLLEKAVWPLLILSALSLFAALIPSIGNQVNGSRRWIKLGLISFQPSEFANLSLIIFMASYLAKKKGKIREFGRGILPCLLILGVFLKLILAEPDFGSAVIIGTVFFLLIYQGGARIKHLFILFLLSLPFIYHYLHVGFRRHRLLAFFDPWKEQGGEGFQVVQSFLAFAGGGPFGTGLGGSKQKLFYLPEPYTDFIFSVIGEEFGLIGTLGVLFLFSLLIFRGIRILSRTEDSFSFYLASGITFFIFLQMFVNICVVTGLFPTKGLPLPLISYGGSSLWVNLISIGILMNISRKNGRRATRKPSGKSEQFQRKEMRC; encoded by the coding sequence TTGAAAGGGTTTATTTTTTCCAAAAAGGAAGGGCCATTTGATTTTTATTTATGGAGCGTTTCGTTGCTTTTGGTCTCCATCGGCCTGGTGATGATTTACAGCGCAAGCGCTGTTATTTCAGAGGCCAAATATGGCGATTCTGGATTTTTTGTCAAAAAACAGCTGGTTTACGCTCTGATTGGAATTTTTCTGACCTGGTTTTTCTCTCGAATCGAGATCAAACTTTTGGAAAAGGCCGTTTGGCCTCTTTTAATCCTTTCAGCCTTAAGTCTGTTTGCGGCGCTCATCCCTTCGATCGGGAATCAGGTCAATGGCTCGAGGCGCTGGATTAAGCTGGGACTGATCTCTTTCCAGCCGTCAGAGTTTGCCAATCTTTCATTGATTATTTTTATGGCGTCCTACCTCGCGAAGAAAAAGGGAAAAATTAGAGAGTTCGGCAGAGGGATACTCCCCTGTCTATTGATTCTCGGGGTCTTTTTGAAACTCATTCTGGCAGAGCCTGATTTTGGTTCTGCGGTAATCATCGGGACTGTTTTCTTTCTTTTGATTTATCAGGGGGGCGCGAGAATCAAACATCTTTTTATATTATTTTTACTTTCGCTTCCCTTTATCTATCATTACCTGCATGTGGGTTTCAGGCGGCACAGGCTTCTGGCCTTTTTCGACCCCTGGAAAGAGCAGGGAGGAGAAGGGTTTCAAGTGGTGCAGTCTTTTTTGGCTTTTGCGGGAGGAGGTCCTTTCGGAACAGGACTTGGAGGGAGTAAACAGAAACTCTTTTATTTGCCGGAGCCGTATACGGATTTTATCTTCTCAGTGATTGGCGAAGAGTTCGGCCTGATCGGGACTCTGGGCGTTCTTTTTTTATTTTCACTATTGATTTTCAGAGGAATACGGATTTTATCAAGAACGGAAGATTCTTTTAGTTTTTACCTCGCGTCGGGAATTACCTTCTTCATTTTTTTACAGATGTTTGTTAATATTTGCGTCGTGACCGGGCTTTTCCCGACAAAAGGCCTGCCCCTTCCATTGATCAGTTACGGCGGTTCTTCTTTATGGGTCAATCTTATTTCAATCGGGATTCTCATGAATATCTCTCGAAAAAATGGGAGGAGAGCGACAAGAAAACCTTCAGGAAAGTCTGAGCAATTTCAACGTAAGGAGATGAGATGTTGA
- a CDS encoding UDP-N-acetylmuramate--L-alanine ligase, whose protein sequence is MFRKIKHLHFVGIGGAGMSGIAEVLMNLGYRVTGSDLSVTETTKRLEKAGGKVFVGHDPSHIQGAQVVVVSSAIGSGNCEIETARRLKIPVIPRAEMLAELMRLKYGIAVAGSHGKTTTTSMIASVLAMGGLDPTAVIGGKLNLFGSHAKLGQGDFLVAEADESDGSFLKLSPTMTVVTNIDREHLEYYHDLEEIKKVFLEFMNKVPFYGCSIICLDEKPLQTMIPLLQKRHVSYGVKEMADIRAETIEMREWRSSFEVVGFGRGLGTFCLKVPGLHNIQNALASIAVGIELEIEVSLIRKALQEFSGVDRRFHLLGERKGIMVVDDYGHHPTEIRATLAAAKQGWNRRVVVLFQPHRFTRTRDLLEDFGQAFDHADLLFLTEIYGAGEKPIPGVSSENLFHLLKKTGHPEVEYLPRKGEWVKRILPKLKENDLVIILGAGDIWKAGQEIYQCLS, encoded by the coding sequence ATGTTTAGAAAAATCAAGCATCTTCATTTCGTCGGAATAGGGGGGGCCGGCATGAGCGGAATTGCCGAGGTATTGATGAACCTCGGTTATCGGGTAACCGGGTCCGATCTTTCGGTGACCGAAACCACAAAACGCCTTGAAAAGGCGGGGGGAAAGGTATTTGTCGGACATGATCCGTCCCATATTCAGGGGGCCCAGGTTGTGGTTGTTTCGTCCGCCATCGGGTCCGGAAATTGTGAAATAGAAACCGCGCGCCGGTTGAAAATTCCGGTCATTCCAAGGGCTGAAATGCTGGCAGAACTCATGCGCTTGAAATACGGAATTGCGGTTGCGGGATCGCACGGGAAGACCACAACGACTTCGATGATAGCCTCCGTGCTGGCGATGGGGGGGCTTGACCCCACCGCGGTGATCGGAGGAAAACTGAACCTTTTTGGAAGCCACGCCAAGTTAGGGCAGGGAGACTTTTTGGTGGCGGAGGCCGATGAAAGCGACGGGTCTTTCTTGAAACTTTCCCCTACGATGACGGTGGTGACGAATATCGATCGGGAACATCTCGAGTATTACCATGATTTAGAGGAGATTAAAAAAGTTTTTCTTGAATTTATGAATAAGGTGCCCTTTTACGGATGTTCCATCATTTGCCTGGATGAAAAGCCTCTTCAAACGATGATTCCCCTCCTCCAAAAAAGGCATGTCTCGTACGGGGTAAAAGAAATGGCCGATATCCGGGCGGAAACGATCGAAATGCGGGAGTGGCGCTCCTCTTTCGAGGTCGTTGGTTTTGGCAGGGGATTGGGGACGTTTTGCTTAAAAGTTCCGGGGCTTCATAATATTCAAAACGCGTTGGCGTCAATAGCCGTCGGGATTGAACTCGAAATCGAAGTGTCGTTGATCCGGAAGGCGCTTCAGGAATTCAGCGGCGTCGACCGCCGGTTCCACCTGCTGGGAGAACGAAAGGGAATCATGGTGGTGGATGATTATGGTCATCATCCGACCGAAATCCGGGCGACCCTTGCTGCGGCTAAACAGGGATGGAACCGGAGAGTGGTTGTTCTTTTTCAACCTCATCGATTTACAAGGACCCGCGATCTGTTGGAAGATTTTGGTCAAGCTTTTGATCACGCCGATCTCCTCTTTCTAACGGAAATTTACGGCGCGGGGGAAAAACCGATTCCAGGAGTCTCCAGCGAAAATCTTTTTCATCTATTAAAAAAAACGGGGCATCCAGAAGTGGAATATCTCCCCCGGAAGGGAGAATGGGTGAAAAGAATTTTACCAAAATTAAAAGAAAATGACCTGGTCATCATCCTGGGCGCCGGGGATATCTGGAAGGCCGGCCAGGAGATTTATCAATGCCTGTCCTGA
- a CDS encoding FtsQ-type POTRA domain-containing protein has product MLLRKNRRGQYPGKNDKRLQPNRKKKTRSLFPVIGKVFLVLLSAGAIGAGGEAATFWINSLAFFKVQEIQVTGLIYLNEDQVMAHLLGIRHQSLFKINLNEVRKDLENEPWIRKVRLKKHLPDLIEVQVTEKHPVGYLRAGEGTYLSDEEGFYIGKAERPLKNIPEIRGVQIEKWIHRKEKEVGLVKRALEFLQMTAKPHFLVAKEDLSAIEITSDNDLAATIGGTTFLFRYPYVPQQWFRFLSVKSDILAKNIPIENIDLRFAGKVIVRPQKEKT; this is encoded by the coding sequence GTGCTATTAAGGAAAAATAGACGGGGTCAGTACCCGGGGAAAAATGATAAACGGCTTCAGCCCAATCGGAAAAAAAAGACGCGGAGTCTTTTTCCGGTCATCGGGAAGGTTTTTTTGGTTTTATTGTCGGCGGGAGCAATCGGTGCCGGGGGGGAGGCGGCTACCTTCTGGATAAATTCTCTTGCGTTCTTTAAGGTTCAGGAAATCCAGGTCACGGGTTTGATTTATTTGAATGAAGATCAGGTCATGGCCCATTTGCTGGGGATTCGGCATCAATCGTTGTTTAAGATTAACCTCAATGAGGTTCGGAAGGATTTGGAAAATGAGCCCTGGATCCGAAAAGTAAGATTAAAAAAACATCTGCCGGATCTCATCGAGGTCCAGGTCACAGAAAAACACCCTGTGGGGTATCTTCGTGCAGGAGAGGGTACTTACCTGTCGGATGAAGAGGGGTTTTATATCGGGAAAGCGGAAAGGCCGCTCAAGAATATTCCTGAAATAAGAGGCGTACAGATTGAAAAATGGATTCATCGGAAGGAAAAGGAAGTGGGTTTGGTCAAACGGGCTCTGGAGTTTCTTCAAATGACGGCGAAACCCCATTTTCTCGTGGCCAAAGAAGATTTATCCGCCATAGAAATAACGTCGGATAATGACCTGGCCGCAACCATCGGGGGCACGACCTTTTTATTCCGGTATCCCTACGTTCCCCAGCAGTGGTTTCGCTTTCTCTCGGTCAAGAGTGATATTCTGGCCAAAAATATCCCGATCGAAAATATTGATCTGCGTTTCGCAGGAAAAGTCATTGTCAGGCCTCAAAAAGAAAAGACA
- the murD gene encoding UDP-N-acetylmuramoyl-L-alanine--D-glutamate ligase: MISLKNKDVTVVGLGKSGLSAVRLLLKKGAHVAATDSDESLRLDLAEFKSLPVAFKLGRHKAEDFLSADLIVVSPGIPAENPLWGGARKKGIPVIGELELASWFLNPRLIYAITGTNGKSTSTTLLGEFFKKEGKQTFVGGNLGLPASEAVLDPPKGGWEAIVLEASSFQLETIQTFHPKMAALLNITPDHGERYTGMEEYTKAKFNIFANQGREDYALLNWDDPVIRKFPNKVKSKVVWFSLKESIPEGIFREESFLYYRNGMSRKQICDVASIPLKGSHNNENIAVAAGMAFLAGVSPQNLQQVLTEFKGLKHRLEKVREVHGVTYINDSKGTNVGAVMKSLETVQAPVILIAGGKEKGGGFSSLIPLIRQKVKTLILIGEARNRMREELKETVDILETETLQEAVQKASALGRKGDTVLLSPACSSYDMFRDYEERGELFKKLVKELV; this comes from the coding sequence ATGATTTCTTTAAAAAACAAGGATGTCACGGTGGTCGGTTTGGGTAAAAGCGGTCTATCGGCGGTCCGTCTTCTCCTAAAGAAAGGAGCTCATGTAGCCGCGACCGATTCGGATGAGTCCCTCAGGCTGGACCTGGCGGAATTTAAGTCCCTTCCCGTTGCGTTTAAGCTGGGCCGGCATAAGGCTGAAGATTTTTTGTCCGCTGATTTAATCGTAGTCAGCCCGGGCATCCCTGCCGAAAATCCCCTTTGGGGGGGGGCGAGAAAAAAAGGGATCCCGGTTATTGGAGAATTAGAGTTGGCTTCCTGGTTTTTAAATCCTCGACTGATCTATGCAATAACCGGAACGAACGGGAAAAGCACTTCCACGACCCTGCTGGGCGAATTTTTTAAAAAAGAAGGAAAACAAACTTTTGTAGGCGGGAATTTAGGTCTGCCGGCTTCGGAAGCGGTTCTTGACCCGCCAAAGGGAGGATGGGAGGCAATTGTCCTGGAAGCGTCGAGTTTTCAATTGGAAACCATTCAAACCTTTCATCCTAAAATGGCCGCTCTCTTAAATATTACGCCGGACCATGGAGAACGCTATACCGGGATGGAGGAATATACGAAGGCAAAATTCAATATTTTTGCTAACCAGGGGAGAGAGGATTACGCTCTGCTGAATTGGGACGACCCGGTCATCCGGAAATTCCCCAATAAGGTGAAATCCAAAGTGGTTTGGTTTAGCTTGAAAGAATCGATTCCAGAGGGGATTTTCCGGGAAGAGAGTTTCCTGTATTACAGGAATGGCATGAGCCGAAAACAAATATGCGATGTGGCGTCTATTCCTCTTAAAGGGAGCCACAACAATGAAAACATCGCTGTGGCAGCCGGGATGGCCTTTTTAGCCGGGGTTTCTCCTCAAAACCTTCAACAGGTTTTAACGGAATTTAAAGGCCTGAAACATCGCCTTGAAAAGGTCCGGGAAGTTCATGGCGTGACCTACATTAATGACTCGAAAGGAACAAATGTCGGCGCGGTGATGAAATCTCTTGAAACGGTTCAGGCTCCTGTCATTCTGATTGCCGGAGGGAAGGAGAAAGGGGGTGGATTTTCATCTCTTATTCCTCTGATCCGCCAGAAAGTCAAAACCTTGATCTTGATCGGCGAAGCAAGAAACCGGATGCGGGAAGAGTTGAAAGAAACAGTCGATATTCTTGAAACGGAAACGCTTCAGGAAGCGGTCCAAAAGGCCTCTGCGCTGGGTCGAAAAGGGGACACGGTTTTACTCTCTCCGGCCTGTTCCAGTTATGACATGTTTAGAGATTACGAGGAACGGGGAGAACTATTTAAAAAATTGGTAAAGGAACTGGTTTAA
- a CDS encoding D-alanine--D-alanine ligase has translation MPLTHKKIGVLMGGDSAESEVSIKTGTAILNALTRNHYKAVPIQMGRSICRLLEEESIEIVFNGLHGKFGEDGCIQGLLETLKIPYTGSGVLASALGMDKAASRKIFMQHSLPVPGFYLLRKDQKGDFSTQAVPFGLPWVVKPGQEGSSVGISIVETSDLLKSAVEEAFRYGEVILVEPYISGREVQVGILEDRALGIIEIKTKRKFYDYTAKYVPGMSEHLFPAPLPSDLYQKIMEMGLAGHRALNCRGYSRVDFLLDQNNQPYLLEVNTLPGMTETSLLPEIARGVGIPFDRLVERILSCAIKEK, from the coding sequence ATGCCGCTCACTCATAAGAAAATAGGTGTTTTAATGGGGGGAGATTCTGCGGAGTCTGAAGTTTCGATTAAAACGGGTACCGCGATTTTAAACGCTCTCACAAGGAACCATTACAAGGCTGTGCCCATTCAGATGGGGCGGTCGATTTGCCGTCTTTTAGAAGAAGAATCAATCGAAATCGTTTTCAACGGGTTGCATGGCAAATTCGGAGAAGATGGGTGCATTCAGGGATTGCTGGAGACCTTGAAAATTCCCTATACGGGATCAGGCGTTCTCGCGAGCGCGTTGGGAATGGATAAAGCGGCTTCCCGAAAGATTTTCATGCAACACAGCCTCCCTGTCCCAGGTTTTTATTTACTAAGAAAAGATCAAAAAGGGGACTTTTCAACACAGGCCGTTCCGTTTGGCCTTCCCTGGGTGGTCAAACCGGGTCAGGAGGGATCCAGTGTCGGTATTTCGATTGTAGAAACCTCTGATCTTTTAAAATCCGCGGTCGAAGAAGCGTTCCGGTATGGCGAAGTGATTCTGGTTGAACCCTACATTTCCGGCAGAGAGGTTCAGGTCGGAATCCTGGAAGACCGGGCTCTGGGGATTATTGAAATTAAAACGAAGAGAAAATTTTATGATTACACCGCGAAGTATGTTCCGGGTATGTCCGAGCATCTTTTTCCCGCGCCTTTACCGTCCGATCTCTACCAAAAAATCATGGAGATGGGGCTGGCCGGGCATCGTGCTTTGAATTGCAGGGGTTATAGCAGGGTTGATTTTCTGCTGGATCAAAATAATCAGCCCTATTTACTGGAGGTCAACACGCTTCCGGGCATGACCGAAACCAGCCTCCTCCCCGAGATTGCGCGAGGGGTGGGGATTCCGTTTGACCGGCTGGTGGAAAGGATTTTGTCCTGTGCTATTAAGGAAAAATAG